In the Scomber japonicus isolate fScoJap1 chromosome 18, fScoJap1.pri, whole genome shotgun sequence genome, one interval contains:
- the iqck gene encoding IQ domain-containing protein K, translating into MAKIIGAKKSLWQQVCDEYEAEQPSPPSAVWTDTSSASTQLSQYSASTHSPVFYGLTTAKVFVDDDPLTDFDPLLCHPALAGYSVLGKPPPSSRKHSSAADTTSPPQLLQRPVTRFVEQRVFPVLLPGLEALLKEAQKQGCFQRKTTLFNPCDFLTEWLYNHNPCRQGQSPVNFHEIHFVKDWLSMHSRPPIPLFLLLSEDQAALLIQAFWRGYKIRVRSDVQELRQWQKKLRENHDIAKTVKQFWARQESRVGSAITDLPESPLSGNLDVSIQVVSPTPQSTVVHTPTNQMTPEGGEWLTPSLHTAAQTDLQPLHHH; encoded by the exons ATGGCGAAGATAATCGGTGCCAAAAAATCCCTTTGGCAACAAGTGTGTGATG AGTATGAAGCTGAGCAGCCCAGTCCTCCCAGTGCTGTGTGGACGGATACCAGTTCAGCGAGCACTCAGCTTTCCCAGTACAGCGCCAGTACACACTCCCCTGTCTTCTATGGACTCACCACAGCCAAG GTGTTTGTGGATGATGATCCCCTGACAGACTTTGACCCTCTTCTGTGCCACCCTGCTCTGGCTGGCTATTCTGTGTTAGGAAAACCTCCACCTTCAAGCCGGAAACACTCATCAGCAGCTGACACTACATCGCCTCCACAACTCCTTCAAC gtccTGTCACACGGTTTGTGGAGCAGAGAGTGTTCCCAGTGTTGTTGCCTGGATTGGAGGCTTTACTGAAAGAAGCCCAAAAGCAGGGCTGTTTCCAG cggaaaacaacattatttaatCCATGTGACTTCCTAACTGAGTGGCTCTACAA ccATAACCCTTGCAGGCAAGGACAGAGCCCGGTGAACTTCCATGAAATCCACTTTGTAAAGGACTGGCTCAGCATGCA TTCTAGGCCTCCCATCcctctgtttctgctgctgagTGAGGATCAGGCTGCTCTGCTCATCCAGGCTTTCTGGAGGGGATACAAG ATCAGGGTACGCTCAGATGTGCAGGAGCTGCGCCAGTGGCAGAAAAAACTGAGAGAGAACCATGACATTGCCAAAACTGTCAAGCAGTTTTGGGCCCGGCAAGAAAGCAGAG TTGGCTCGGCCATCACAGATCTTCCAGAAAGCCCTCTGTCGGGCAACTTGGATGTGTCCATCCAAGTGGTTTCTCCTACCCCACAGAGCACTGTGGTCCACACTCCCACGAACCAGATGACCCCTGAGGGCGGTGAGTGGCTGACCCCCAGCCTCCACACTGCTGCACAGACTGATCTCCAGCCTCTGCACCATCACTGA
- the sun1b gene encoding SUN domain-containing protein 1 isoform X2, with protein sequence MQEESKQRRMTMDFSQLHTYTPPQCAPENTGYTYSLSYSTAALDFEKEHQIAPVYESPRMSRRSLRLQTSAGHYGNESLADYTQNHSNSSYTSTRKETRTQRSRKQQSSSGSLSLALSQAATPRKTLSFSAASTPINNSSSFQQSHTVSDASLLTPILDQSSLRQRTITTTTTTTTTSVDGHRGSSTDHSSSSVNGDVSASASKSHTTLANGYICKDCSLHSHRTESLTTRSSSSSCSQAAEASTDALSLSSSPFTSIYSRDRSRRNKTGVLTSVSNMCIRYSKRVLGPVVSLVTLLFSNVLWLGSRAKSPPGKGVLASFSDSMRQAVSSSLSQLWLFKQTTLHRMMGCRANGYEGQAHSSFCGSMNVKDLVTEDASHLNLNGSLCDDCKGKHYSETHTVLITQSSRPRGLVGALWSLLAYTGYCLLQPGYCVVRAGKAVGSGVGAVAQRLLSLLWMLLAAPVNTGRGLLWFLAKGWYQLVSLMSLFNVFFLTRCLPKLWKLLLLLLPLLLFLALWLWGPSTAALFAYLPAINLTEWRPTSPFTLLPNLVPASAPGPASVPVPPADTLVEHTPATPVSQAPPIIPPVVVSSVDLERLERVERQLALLWERVQQGDQKQEQHHTDVLGLYSKLREQLHTQTDRENLGRWVSSLLEQRLSVLREELAQDKKEGAQNAEQQKLHQTSQTARLADLELLLNTLAAKTEEVQQKQQQYEHEKEKWEKEVVTSAADTAPSSVGVKQEDHDALLAEVQRLELELGKIRQDLQGVAGCKGKCEQLDSLQETISAQVSSQIRKELQALFFGSSGSVEEQGEVPESLIYWLSQRYVSTPDLQALLASLELGILRNVSQQLELQRAQTLNEAESQAKTIIQTVTGTVQHTASTEGLTEEQVKLIVQNALKLYSQDRTGLVDYALESGGGSILSTRCSETYETKTALMSLFGLPLWYFSQSPRVVIQPDVYPGNCWAFKGSQGYLVIRLSLRILPTSFCVEHIPKALSPTGNITSAPRNFTVYGLDDEYQEEGKLLGQYEYNDDGESLQTFPVMEKNDKTFQIIEVRVLSNWGHPEYTCLYRFRVHGEPRPQ encoded by the exons CTACTCAACAGCAGCGTTAGACTTTGAAAAGGAACACCAGATTGCTCCTGTGTACGAGTCGCCCAGGATGTCACGGCGGAGCCTGCGTCTACAGACCAGTGCTGGTCACTATGGCAACGAGAGCCTGGCTGATTACACCCAGaaccacagcaacagcagctaCACCAGCACCAGGAAAGAAACGCG GACGCAGCGGAGCAGAAAGCAGCAGTCCAGTTCCGGCTCCCTGTCTTTAGCCTTGAGCCAAGCTGCCACACCGAGGAAAaccctctccttctctgctgCTAGTACCCCGAttaataacagcagcagctttcaGCAAAGCCACACTGTGTCTGATGCCTCACTACTCACCCCCATCCTGGACCAGTCCAGCCTGAGACAACGCACCATCACTacaacaaccaccaccaccactacttcTGTGGATGGACACCGGG GAAGCAGCACTGACCACAGTTCATCAAGTGTTAATGGTGACGTCAGTGCCAGCGCATCAAAGTCCCACACCACGCTCGCCAATGGCTACATCTGTAAAGACTGCTCTTTACACTCTCATAGGACAGAGTCCCTTACCACAcgctcttcatcatcatcatgttctCAGGCAGCAGAAGCTTCCACTgatgctctctccctctcatcgTCACCTTTCACCAGCATATACTCCAGGGACAGGAGTCGGAGGAATAAGACAG GTGTCCTGACGTCAGTGTCTAATATGTGTATACGCTACAGCAAACGAGTCCTGGGCCCTGTAGTGTCCTTAGTCACCCTGCTCTTCAGCAATGTGCTTTGGCTGGGTTCAAGGGCCAAGAGCCCACCAGGAAAAG GTGTCCTTGCGTCGTTTTCGGACTCGATGAGACAAGCAGTGTCCTCCAGTTTGTCCCAACTGTGGCTGTTTAAGCAGACCACTCTCCACAGAATGATGGGCTGCAGGGCTAATGGCTATGAAGGACAAG CTCACTCAAGTTTCTGTGGAAGCATGAATGTGAAGGATCTGGTGACTGAAGACGCATCACATCTTAATCTCAATGGTTCCCTGT GTGATGACTGTAAAGGGAAGCACTACTCTGAGACACACACCGTCCTCATCACACAGTCCTCCAGGCCTCGGGGCCTGGTGGGGGCGCTGTGGAGCCTCCTAGCTTACACAG GTTATTGCCTCCTCCAGCCAGGATACTGTGTGGTGAGAGCAGGCAAAGCAGTGGGATCAGGGGTTGGGGCAGTAGCACAGAGGCTGCTGTCGCTGCTCTGGATGCTCCTGGCAGCCCCAG TGAACACAGGCAGAGGTCTTCTGTGGTTTCTTGCAAAAGGATGGTACCAGCTGGTGTCTCTTATGTCTCTCTTCAATGTCTTCTTTCTGACACG ATGCCTTCCCAAACTCTGGAAGCTCCTGCTGCTTCTTTTGCCCCTTTTGCTCTTCTTAG CTTTATGGTTGTGGGGTCCGTCCACTGCTGCCCTGTTTGCCTACCTCCCAGCTATAAACCTAACGGAGTGGCGTCCTACGTCTCCCTTCACCCTCTTGCCTAACTTGGTACCAGCCTCTGCTCCAGGTCCTGCCTCTGTCCCCGTCCCTCCAGCAGACACTCTAGTGGAGCATACACCAGCCACCCCGGTTTCACAGGCACCG CCGATCATCCCCCCTGTGGTGGTCTCAAGTGTGGACTTGGAGCGTCTTGAACGTGTGGAGCGCCAACTAGCCCTGCTCTGGGAGCGAGTACAGCAGGGTGACCAGAAGCAGGAGCAGCATCACACAGATGTTTTGGGTCTCTACAGCAAGCTGAGGGAGCAGCTCCACACTCAGACTGACAGGGAGAACCTGGGACGGTGGGTGTCCTCACTGCTAGAGCAGAGGTTGAGTGTGCTGCGAGAAGAGCTGGCGCAGGACAAGAAAGAGGGAGCACAG AATGCAGAGCAGCAGAAACTACACCAAACGAGTCAGACAGCACGGCTGGCTGATTTGGAATTGCTGCTCAACACTCTGGCTGCCAAGACTGAG GAGGTGcaacagaagcagcagcagtatgaGCACGAAAAAGAGAAATGGGAGAAAGAAGTTGTCACTTCAGCAGCAGACACAGCTCCTTCCAG TGTGGGCGTGAAACAGGAGGACCATGATGCTCTGCTGGCAGAGGTGCAGAGACTTGAGTTGGAGCTGGGCAAAATCAGGCAGGACCTGCAGGGTGTTGCAGGATGCAAGGGCAAGTGTGAGCAGCTGGACTCACTGCAGGAGACG ATATCAGCTCAGGTGTCCTCCCAGATACGTAAGGAGTTGCAGGCTTTGTTTTTCGGTAGCAGCGGGTCggtggaggagcagggagaggtgCCTGAGTCTCTCATCTACTGGTTGTCCCAGCGCTACGTGAGCACGCCCGACCTGCAGGCCTTACTGGCCTCACTGGAGCTGGGCATCCTGAGAAACGTTTCCCAGCAGCTAGAGCTCCAGAGAGCCCAAACTCTGAATGAAGCAGAGTCCCAAGCCAAGACCATCATTCAGACAGTAACTGGGACTGTCCAGCACACTGCCTCTACTGAGGGACTGACAGAAGAG CAAGTGAAGCTGATTGTCCAGAATGCTTTGAAGCTCTACTCCCAGGATCGAACAGGTCTGGTGGATTACGCCCTGGAGTCTGGAG gtggcAGCATCCTCAGCACCCGCTGCTCTGAGACATATGAAACCAAGACAGCCCTCATGAGTCTGTTTGGCCTGCCACTCTGGTACTTCTCCCAGTCTCCACGTGTTGTCATCCAG CCTGATGTGTACCCGGGTAACTGTTGGGCATTCAAAGGCTCCCAGGGCTATTTGGTAATCCGGCTTTCATTGAGGATCCTACCCACATCTTTCTGTGTGGAGCACATCCCCAAAGCCCTGTCACCAACCGGAAACATCACTAGTGCCCCACGTAACTTCACTGTCTAT GGTCTAGATGATGAGTACcaagaggaaggaaagctgcTGGGACAATACGAATATAATGATGACGGGGAGTCACTGCAAACCTTCCCTGTTATG GAGAAGAATGATAAGACCTTCCAGATAATTGAGGTGCGGGTACTATCTAACTGGGGTCATCCAGAGTACACCTGCCTGTATCGCTTCAGAGTCCATGGAGAACCTCGGCCTCAGTGA
- the sun1b gene encoding SUN domain-containing protein 1 isoform X3, whose translation MTMDFSQLHTYTPPQCAPENTGYTYSLSSSYSTAALDFEKEHQIAPVYESPRMSRRSLRLQTSAGHYGNESLADYTQNHSNSSYTSTRKETRTQRSRKQQSSSGSLSLALSQAATPRKTLSFSAASTPINNSSSFQQSHTVSDASLLTPILDQSSLRQRTITTTTTTTTTSVDGHRGSSTDHSSSSVNGDVSASASKSHTTLANGYICKDCSLHSHRTESLTTRSSSSSCSQAAEASTDALSLSSSPFTSIYSRDRSRRNKTGVLTSVSNMCIRYSKRVLGPVVSLVTLLFSNVLWLGSRAKSPPGKGVLASFSDSMRQAVSSSLSQLWLFKQTTLHRMMGCRANGYEGQAHSSFCGSMNVKDLVTEDASHLNLNGSLCDDCKGKHYSETHTVLITQSSRPRGLVGALWSLLAYTGYCLLQPGYCVVRAGKAVGSGVGAVAQRLLSLLWMLLAAPVNTGRGLLWFLAKGWYQLVSLMSLFNVFFLTRCLPKLWKLLLLLLPLLLFLALWLWGPSTAALFAYLPAINLTEWRPTSPFTLLPNLVPASAPGPASVPVPPADTLVEHTPATPVSQAPPIIPPVVVSSVDLERLERVERQLALLWERVQQGDQKQEQHHTDVLGLYSKLREQLHTQTDRENLGRWVSSLLEQRLSVLREELAQDKKEGAQNAEQQKLHQTSQTARLADLELLLNTLAAKTEEVQQKQQQYEHEKEKWEKEVVTSAADTAPSSVGVKQEDHDALLAEVQRLELELGKIRQDLQGVAGCKGKCEQLDSLQETISAQVSSQIRKELQALFFGSSGSVEEQGEVPESLIYWLSQRYVSTPDLQALLASLELGILRNVSQQLELQRAQTLNEAESQAKTIIQTVTGTVQHTASTEGLTEEQVKLIVQNALKLYSQDRTGLVDYALESGGGSILSTRCSETYETKTALMSLFGLPLWYFSQSPRVVIQPDVYPGNCWAFKGSQGYLVIRLSLRILPTSFCVEHIPKALSPTGNITSAPRNFTVYGLDDEYQEEGKLLGQYEYNDDGESLQTFPVMEKNDKTFQIIEVRVLSNWGHPEYTCLYRFRVHGEPRPQ comes from the exons CTCCAGCTACTCAACAGCAGCGTTAGACTTTGAAAAGGAACACCAGATTGCTCCTGTGTACGAGTCGCCCAGGATGTCACGGCGGAGCCTGCGTCTACAGACCAGTGCTGGTCACTATGGCAACGAGAGCCTGGCTGATTACACCCAGaaccacagcaacagcagctaCACCAGCACCAGGAAAGAAACGCG GACGCAGCGGAGCAGAAAGCAGCAGTCCAGTTCCGGCTCCCTGTCTTTAGCCTTGAGCCAAGCTGCCACACCGAGGAAAaccctctccttctctgctgCTAGTACCCCGAttaataacagcagcagctttcaGCAAAGCCACACTGTGTCTGATGCCTCACTACTCACCCCCATCCTGGACCAGTCCAGCCTGAGACAACGCACCATCACTacaacaaccaccaccaccactacttcTGTGGATGGACACCGGG GAAGCAGCACTGACCACAGTTCATCAAGTGTTAATGGTGACGTCAGTGCCAGCGCATCAAAGTCCCACACCACGCTCGCCAATGGCTACATCTGTAAAGACTGCTCTTTACACTCTCATAGGACAGAGTCCCTTACCACAcgctcttcatcatcatcatgttctCAGGCAGCAGAAGCTTCCACTgatgctctctccctctcatcgTCACCTTTCACCAGCATATACTCCAGGGACAGGAGTCGGAGGAATAAGACAG GTGTCCTGACGTCAGTGTCTAATATGTGTATACGCTACAGCAAACGAGTCCTGGGCCCTGTAGTGTCCTTAGTCACCCTGCTCTTCAGCAATGTGCTTTGGCTGGGTTCAAGGGCCAAGAGCCCACCAGGAAAAG GTGTCCTTGCGTCGTTTTCGGACTCGATGAGACAAGCAGTGTCCTCCAGTTTGTCCCAACTGTGGCTGTTTAAGCAGACCACTCTCCACAGAATGATGGGCTGCAGGGCTAATGGCTATGAAGGACAAG CTCACTCAAGTTTCTGTGGAAGCATGAATGTGAAGGATCTGGTGACTGAAGACGCATCACATCTTAATCTCAATGGTTCCCTGT GTGATGACTGTAAAGGGAAGCACTACTCTGAGACACACACCGTCCTCATCACACAGTCCTCCAGGCCTCGGGGCCTGGTGGGGGCGCTGTGGAGCCTCCTAGCTTACACAG GTTATTGCCTCCTCCAGCCAGGATACTGTGTGGTGAGAGCAGGCAAAGCAGTGGGATCAGGGGTTGGGGCAGTAGCACAGAGGCTGCTGTCGCTGCTCTGGATGCTCCTGGCAGCCCCAG TGAACACAGGCAGAGGTCTTCTGTGGTTTCTTGCAAAAGGATGGTACCAGCTGGTGTCTCTTATGTCTCTCTTCAATGTCTTCTTTCTGACACG ATGCCTTCCCAAACTCTGGAAGCTCCTGCTGCTTCTTTTGCCCCTTTTGCTCTTCTTAG CTTTATGGTTGTGGGGTCCGTCCACTGCTGCCCTGTTTGCCTACCTCCCAGCTATAAACCTAACGGAGTGGCGTCCTACGTCTCCCTTCACCCTCTTGCCTAACTTGGTACCAGCCTCTGCTCCAGGTCCTGCCTCTGTCCCCGTCCCTCCAGCAGACACTCTAGTGGAGCATACACCAGCCACCCCGGTTTCACAGGCACCG CCGATCATCCCCCCTGTGGTGGTCTCAAGTGTGGACTTGGAGCGTCTTGAACGTGTGGAGCGCCAACTAGCCCTGCTCTGGGAGCGAGTACAGCAGGGTGACCAGAAGCAGGAGCAGCATCACACAGATGTTTTGGGTCTCTACAGCAAGCTGAGGGAGCAGCTCCACACTCAGACTGACAGGGAGAACCTGGGACGGTGGGTGTCCTCACTGCTAGAGCAGAGGTTGAGTGTGCTGCGAGAAGAGCTGGCGCAGGACAAGAAAGAGGGAGCACAG AATGCAGAGCAGCAGAAACTACACCAAACGAGTCAGACAGCACGGCTGGCTGATTTGGAATTGCTGCTCAACACTCTGGCTGCCAAGACTGAG GAGGTGcaacagaagcagcagcagtatgaGCACGAAAAAGAGAAATGGGAGAAAGAAGTTGTCACTTCAGCAGCAGACACAGCTCCTTCCAG TGTGGGCGTGAAACAGGAGGACCATGATGCTCTGCTGGCAGAGGTGCAGAGACTTGAGTTGGAGCTGGGCAAAATCAGGCAGGACCTGCAGGGTGTTGCAGGATGCAAGGGCAAGTGTGAGCAGCTGGACTCACTGCAGGAGACG ATATCAGCTCAGGTGTCCTCCCAGATACGTAAGGAGTTGCAGGCTTTGTTTTTCGGTAGCAGCGGGTCggtggaggagcagggagaggtgCCTGAGTCTCTCATCTACTGGTTGTCCCAGCGCTACGTGAGCACGCCCGACCTGCAGGCCTTACTGGCCTCACTGGAGCTGGGCATCCTGAGAAACGTTTCCCAGCAGCTAGAGCTCCAGAGAGCCCAAACTCTGAATGAAGCAGAGTCCCAAGCCAAGACCATCATTCAGACAGTAACTGGGACTGTCCAGCACACTGCCTCTACTGAGGGACTGACAGAAGAG CAAGTGAAGCTGATTGTCCAGAATGCTTTGAAGCTCTACTCCCAGGATCGAACAGGTCTGGTGGATTACGCCCTGGAGTCTGGAG gtggcAGCATCCTCAGCACCCGCTGCTCTGAGACATATGAAACCAAGACAGCCCTCATGAGTCTGTTTGGCCTGCCACTCTGGTACTTCTCCCAGTCTCCACGTGTTGTCATCCAG CCTGATGTGTACCCGGGTAACTGTTGGGCATTCAAAGGCTCCCAGGGCTATTTGGTAATCCGGCTTTCATTGAGGATCCTACCCACATCTTTCTGTGTGGAGCACATCCCCAAAGCCCTGTCACCAACCGGAAACATCACTAGTGCCCCACGTAACTTCACTGTCTAT GGTCTAGATGATGAGTACcaagaggaaggaaagctgcTGGGACAATACGAATATAATGATGACGGGGAGTCACTGCAAACCTTCCCTGTTATG GAGAAGAATGATAAGACCTTCCAGATAATTGAGGTGCGGGTACTATCTAACTGGGGTCATCCAGAGTACACCTGCCTGTATCGCTTCAGAGTCCATGGAGAACCTCGGCCTCAGTGA
- the sun1b gene encoding SUN domain-containing protein 1 isoform X1, whose protein sequence is MQEESKQRRMTMDFSQLHTYTPPQCAPENTGYTYSLSSSYSTAALDFEKEHQIAPVYESPRMSRRSLRLQTSAGHYGNESLADYTQNHSNSSYTSTRKETRTQRSRKQQSSSGSLSLALSQAATPRKTLSFSAASTPINNSSSFQQSHTVSDASLLTPILDQSSLRQRTITTTTTTTTTSVDGHRGSSTDHSSSSVNGDVSASASKSHTTLANGYICKDCSLHSHRTESLTTRSSSSSCSQAAEASTDALSLSSSPFTSIYSRDRSRRNKTGVLTSVSNMCIRYSKRVLGPVVSLVTLLFSNVLWLGSRAKSPPGKGVLASFSDSMRQAVSSSLSQLWLFKQTTLHRMMGCRANGYEGQAHSSFCGSMNVKDLVTEDASHLNLNGSLCDDCKGKHYSETHTVLITQSSRPRGLVGALWSLLAYTGYCLLQPGYCVVRAGKAVGSGVGAVAQRLLSLLWMLLAAPVNTGRGLLWFLAKGWYQLVSLMSLFNVFFLTRCLPKLWKLLLLLLPLLLFLALWLWGPSTAALFAYLPAINLTEWRPTSPFTLLPNLVPASAPGPASVPVPPADTLVEHTPATPVSQAPPIIPPVVVSSVDLERLERVERQLALLWERVQQGDQKQEQHHTDVLGLYSKLREQLHTQTDRENLGRWVSSLLEQRLSVLREELAQDKKEGAQNAEQQKLHQTSQTARLADLELLLNTLAAKTEEVQQKQQQYEHEKEKWEKEVVTSAADTAPSSVGVKQEDHDALLAEVQRLELELGKIRQDLQGVAGCKGKCEQLDSLQETISAQVSSQIRKELQALFFGSSGSVEEQGEVPESLIYWLSQRYVSTPDLQALLASLELGILRNVSQQLELQRAQTLNEAESQAKTIIQTVTGTVQHTASTEGLTEEQVKLIVQNALKLYSQDRTGLVDYALESGGGSILSTRCSETYETKTALMSLFGLPLWYFSQSPRVVIQPDVYPGNCWAFKGSQGYLVIRLSLRILPTSFCVEHIPKALSPTGNITSAPRNFTVYGLDDEYQEEGKLLGQYEYNDDGESLQTFPVMEKNDKTFQIIEVRVLSNWGHPEYTCLYRFRVHGEPRPQ, encoded by the exons CTCCAGCTACTCAACAGCAGCGTTAGACTTTGAAAAGGAACACCAGATTGCTCCTGTGTACGAGTCGCCCAGGATGTCACGGCGGAGCCTGCGTCTACAGACCAGTGCTGGTCACTATGGCAACGAGAGCCTGGCTGATTACACCCAGaaccacagcaacagcagctaCACCAGCACCAGGAAAGAAACGCG GACGCAGCGGAGCAGAAAGCAGCAGTCCAGTTCCGGCTCCCTGTCTTTAGCCTTGAGCCAAGCTGCCACACCGAGGAAAaccctctccttctctgctgCTAGTACCCCGAttaataacagcagcagctttcaGCAAAGCCACACTGTGTCTGATGCCTCACTACTCACCCCCATCCTGGACCAGTCCAGCCTGAGACAACGCACCATCACTacaacaaccaccaccaccactacttcTGTGGATGGACACCGGG GAAGCAGCACTGACCACAGTTCATCAAGTGTTAATGGTGACGTCAGTGCCAGCGCATCAAAGTCCCACACCACGCTCGCCAATGGCTACATCTGTAAAGACTGCTCTTTACACTCTCATAGGACAGAGTCCCTTACCACAcgctcttcatcatcatcatgttctCAGGCAGCAGAAGCTTCCACTgatgctctctccctctcatcgTCACCTTTCACCAGCATATACTCCAGGGACAGGAGTCGGAGGAATAAGACAG GTGTCCTGACGTCAGTGTCTAATATGTGTATACGCTACAGCAAACGAGTCCTGGGCCCTGTAGTGTCCTTAGTCACCCTGCTCTTCAGCAATGTGCTTTGGCTGGGTTCAAGGGCCAAGAGCCCACCAGGAAAAG GTGTCCTTGCGTCGTTTTCGGACTCGATGAGACAAGCAGTGTCCTCCAGTTTGTCCCAACTGTGGCTGTTTAAGCAGACCACTCTCCACAGAATGATGGGCTGCAGGGCTAATGGCTATGAAGGACAAG CTCACTCAAGTTTCTGTGGAAGCATGAATGTGAAGGATCTGGTGACTGAAGACGCATCACATCTTAATCTCAATGGTTCCCTGT GTGATGACTGTAAAGGGAAGCACTACTCTGAGACACACACCGTCCTCATCACACAGTCCTCCAGGCCTCGGGGCCTGGTGGGGGCGCTGTGGAGCCTCCTAGCTTACACAG GTTATTGCCTCCTCCAGCCAGGATACTGTGTGGTGAGAGCAGGCAAAGCAGTGGGATCAGGGGTTGGGGCAGTAGCACAGAGGCTGCTGTCGCTGCTCTGGATGCTCCTGGCAGCCCCAG TGAACACAGGCAGAGGTCTTCTGTGGTTTCTTGCAAAAGGATGGTACCAGCTGGTGTCTCTTATGTCTCTCTTCAATGTCTTCTTTCTGACACG ATGCCTTCCCAAACTCTGGAAGCTCCTGCTGCTTCTTTTGCCCCTTTTGCTCTTCTTAG CTTTATGGTTGTGGGGTCCGTCCACTGCTGCCCTGTTTGCCTACCTCCCAGCTATAAACCTAACGGAGTGGCGTCCTACGTCTCCCTTCACCCTCTTGCCTAACTTGGTACCAGCCTCTGCTCCAGGTCCTGCCTCTGTCCCCGTCCCTCCAGCAGACACTCTAGTGGAGCATACACCAGCCACCCCGGTTTCACAGGCACCG CCGATCATCCCCCCTGTGGTGGTCTCAAGTGTGGACTTGGAGCGTCTTGAACGTGTGGAGCGCCAACTAGCCCTGCTCTGGGAGCGAGTACAGCAGGGTGACCAGAAGCAGGAGCAGCATCACACAGATGTTTTGGGTCTCTACAGCAAGCTGAGGGAGCAGCTCCACACTCAGACTGACAGGGAGAACCTGGGACGGTGGGTGTCCTCACTGCTAGAGCAGAGGTTGAGTGTGCTGCGAGAAGAGCTGGCGCAGGACAAGAAAGAGGGAGCACAG AATGCAGAGCAGCAGAAACTACACCAAACGAGTCAGACAGCACGGCTGGCTGATTTGGAATTGCTGCTCAACACTCTGGCTGCCAAGACTGAG GAGGTGcaacagaagcagcagcagtatgaGCACGAAAAAGAGAAATGGGAGAAAGAAGTTGTCACTTCAGCAGCAGACACAGCTCCTTCCAG TGTGGGCGTGAAACAGGAGGACCATGATGCTCTGCTGGCAGAGGTGCAGAGACTTGAGTTGGAGCTGGGCAAAATCAGGCAGGACCTGCAGGGTGTTGCAGGATGCAAGGGCAAGTGTGAGCAGCTGGACTCACTGCAGGAGACG ATATCAGCTCAGGTGTCCTCCCAGATACGTAAGGAGTTGCAGGCTTTGTTTTTCGGTAGCAGCGGGTCggtggaggagcagggagaggtgCCTGAGTCTCTCATCTACTGGTTGTCCCAGCGCTACGTGAGCACGCCCGACCTGCAGGCCTTACTGGCCTCACTGGAGCTGGGCATCCTGAGAAACGTTTCCCAGCAGCTAGAGCTCCAGAGAGCCCAAACTCTGAATGAAGCAGAGTCCCAAGCCAAGACCATCATTCAGACAGTAACTGGGACTGTCCAGCACACTGCCTCTACTGAGGGACTGACAGAAGAG CAAGTGAAGCTGATTGTCCAGAATGCTTTGAAGCTCTACTCCCAGGATCGAACAGGTCTGGTGGATTACGCCCTGGAGTCTGGAG gtggcAGCATCCTCAGCACCCGCTGCTCTGAGACATATGAAACCAAGACAGCCCTCATGAGTCTGTTTGGCCTGCCACTCTGGTACTTCTCCCAGTCTCCACGTGTTGTCATCCAG CCTGATGTGTACCCGGGTAACTGTTGGGCATTCAAAGGCTCCCAGGGCTATTTGGTAATCCGGCTTTCATTGAGGATCCTACCCACATCTTTCTGTGTGGAGCACATCCCCAAAGCCCTGTCACCAACCGGAAACATCACTAGTGCCCCACGTAACTTCACTGTCTAT GGTCTAGATGATGAGTACcaagaggaaggaaagctgcTGGGACAATACGAATATAATGATGACGGGGAGTCACTGCAAACCTTCCCTGTTATG GAGAAGAATGATAAGACCTTCCAGATAATTGAGGTGCGGGTACTATCTAACTGGGGTCATCCAGAGTACACCTGCCTGTATCGCTTCAGAGTCCATGGAGAACCTCGGCCTCAGTGA